A region of Argentina anserina chromosome 5, drPotAnse1.1, whole genome shotgun sequence DNA encodes the following proteins:
- the LOC126796485 gene encoding uncharacterized protein LOC126796485 isoform X2, with product MANPGVGAKFVSVNLNKSYGQPSHHSHNHHHHQPHPSSFGSSRSRPGGGGMVVLSRPRSAHKAGPKLSVPPPLNLPSLRKEHERFDSAGPGGGPAGGGVSGSGLRPNSAGMGWTKPTAAAPVALPEKEGLGDHGGDGAEHSRGSSVYMPPAARPGSVGPISTASSAPAHHSVEKAMLLRGEDFPSLQAATLPSASGPAQKQKDGLNQKQRQVHDESQSEQRSSGHSSMVVDMRPQLQASGRGTGSALNDNGSESRSFSGNRVSEQTRKQDDYFPGPLPLVRLNPRSDWADDERDTGHGFTDRGRDHGFSNPESYWDRDFDMPRISVLPHKLVNNLSERRGLRDNETGKVSSSEVPRLDQYSRDVRTPSREEREGSSWRNATPSKDGNTDQVGNDRNGFGVGPSSLNREAVNENKHKLIPYQENTRDGFGRINAGYNHGGRQTWNNAMDSHTNRGSEWNKRDHYGSEQKNRYRTDAVQNSSVSKPLYSLGGRGLPVNDPLLNFGREKRQFSKSEKPYVEDFGGTDFDTRDPFSGGLLGVVKKKKDVTRQTDFHDPVRESFEAELERVQKMQEQERQRILEEQEKALELARREEEERVRLAKEHIERQRRLEEEAREAAWRAEQEQLEAVRRAEEQRVAREEEKRRLFMEEERRKYAAKQKLIELEERIAKRKAETAKAGGNSLTAADENFSRMVNDKDVSRDVGDWEDGERMVERITASASSDSSLNRSFEMGSRSHLPRDSSAFVDGGKPVNSWRRDVYENGNNSAILLQDQDNGHHSLRRDRDSPVGGRTQSRKELYGGSGLMSSRTYHKGEVAESHMDDISHLRGQRWNLSGDADHYSKNMEIESDFHDNFSAKFNDVGWGQGRVHGSPYPPYPEPLYPNSDADGPYSFGRSRYSMRQPRVLPPPSLSSMPRPSYRGELDRPGPSAFSENEMQYIRAVGSESTVQTGCDGSRPENLGQPRIVDVKRENAANVEQKLDTTPRCDSQSSLSVSSPPSSPTPLSHDDLDESKDSSVLSAPGSGRNVSLLGQENEALVLPTEPGRESSSVSIGDDEEWAVENNEQLQEQEEYDEDEDGYEEEDEVHEDMHLEAKESPDVDNFVLCFNEGVEVGMPNDEFDRTSGNGESTFVVPHVSSGIIEEHGSFDGVHSGEKTLQHVDDSSQLGVGGSSRMFQETEKAIQNLVIQPNNVPHNTAAPERVDFVDVSNSGPLSQHHVASSVSLTPHLLSSQTVMPTVSAVQNQTEGSVKLQFGLFSGPSLIPSPVPAIQIGSIQMPLPLHPQIDPSLAQMHPSQPPLFQFGQLRYTSPISQGVLPLAPQSMSFIHPNMPSGFSVNQNPGGPQPIQSGQGTTQNLKSDVISVTTDNRQGLASRHLDPSQGNVSEGVNVNPKAARQNVETTFIGQQGAAKSYIGDSRGRAGSLFQGEYQGHNNFGASSAQSVVKGRDIGGPKAHGPVSGGGRGKKYVFTVKNPGSRSFPDSEPTHRDSSGYPRRPRRNMQRTEFRVRASADKRQHIGPVSSNHVGHEDKYAPVRGLRPSLRSGPRKVGMLNKHSRQMSESEGLIPCSSNSQEIEYGSRPDKGVGKDALAKSQNLPQSGEGNPKRHIHSEEDVYAPLQSGVVRVFEQPGIEAPSDEDDFIEVRSKRQMLNDRREQREKEIKAKSRVTKIVPRKPRSTLKGSTISANLVKNSTVANGEVGNGILSDFVGSEGHGLANTEVSAGFNTTVTQPLAPIGTPAVKSDGQADIRSQTLRSHHTSSLTVVSGGQKNLGRGMILDNKNKVPDNVPSSLGSWGNSRSNQQVMSLTQTQLDDAMKPGHFDSRVAVESLTTSVSSMSSSSTLTKDKSFSSAANPINSLLAGEKIQFGAVTSPTILPSSSRAVTHGIGPPGPSRSEIQLSRNLSAAENDCNLLFEKEKHPAESCGQLEDSDAEAAASAVAVAAISSDEIVANLGSCSVSGADSKSFVGTDIDGITAGGATDQQLASQSRATQSLNVSLPTDLSVETAPNSLEPPLPNQNTFLITNYVVAPCPKGVEGADVDRISTGGYGDQQLASQSRAEESLSVSLPADLSVETPPISLWPPVPSPQNPSAQMLPHFPGGPPSHFPFYEMNPMMGAPVYAFGPPDESASTNQSQSQKNSAPPSAPLGTWQQCHSGVDSFYGPPAGFTGPFISPAGGIPGVQGPPHMVVYNHFAPVGQFGQVGLSFMGTTYIPSGKQPDWKHNPASSAMGVSEVEMNNMNMVSTQRNPTNIPAPIQHLAPGSPLLPMPSPMAMFDVSPFQSSDMSIQARWPHGPAAPPQSVPLSMPLQQQGDGMKFSQGHGSVDQALSGSRFPESRASAAFDNSRNFPVASDATVARFPDELGLVDPSSSGSTGASTRSVGTKSSALSTSGDASKTDVDQNLSSSSVSGQNNTSSNVKSQPSQHKNNTSNQQYGHSSYYQRSGSQKNSSGGEWPHRRMGFHGRNQSIGAEKSFPSKMKQVYVAKQTPGGNSTAS from the exons ATGGCTAATCCCGGTGTCGGGGCAAAGTTTGTATCGGTTAATCTCAACAAATCCTATGGCCAGCCTTCTCATCACAGCcacaaccaccaccaccatcagcCGCATCCTAGCTCCTTCGGCTCCAGTCGGTCCAGGCCCGGCGGTGGAGGAATGGTGGTCCTTTCGAGGCCTCGCAGTGCGCACAAGGCTGGGCCGAAGCTTTCTGTACCACCCCCCTTGAATCTCCCTTCGCTGCGCAAAGAGCACGAGAGATTTGATTCTGCAGGCCCCGGTGGCGGGCCAGCCGGCGGAGGGGTCTCTGGGAGTGGGCTGAGGCCGAATTCGGCCGGAATGGGGTGGACCAAGCCCACTGCTGCTGCTCCTGTTGCGTTGCCGGAGAAAGAAGGGTTGGGTGATCATGGAGGTGATGGAGCTGAGCATAGTAGGGGGAGCAGTGTTTATATGCCACCGGCAGCTCGGCCTGGTTCAGTGGGACCGATTTCTACTGCCTCTTCTGCTCCAGCTCATCATTCGGTGGAGAAAGCCATGCTCTTAAGGGGTGAGGATTTCCCTTCTCTGCAGGCTGCTACTTTGCCTTCTGCGTCAGGGCCTGCACAGAAGCAGAAGGATGGTCTGAACCAAAAACAGAGGCAAGTGCATGATGAATCACAAAGTGAGCAGAGAAGCAGTGGTCATTCTAGTATGGTTGTTGACATGCGCCCGCAGTTGCAGGCATCAGGCCGTGGTACAGGCAGTGCACTGAACGACAACGGGAGTGAGAGTCGGAGTTTTAGTGGTAATAGAGTATCAGAGCAAACACGGAAGCAGGACGACTACTTTCCCGGTCCCTTGCCACTAGTTCGGTTGAATCCAAGATCAGATTGGGCAGATGACGAGCGTGATACGGGTCATGGTTTCACAGACCGAGGCAGAGACCATGGATTCTCAAACCCAGAATCTTATTGGGATAGGGATTTTGATATGCCGAGAATTAGTGTTCTTCCGCACAAGCTAGTAAATAACCTCTCTGAGAGACGGGGTTTGCGTGACAATGAAACTGGAAAGGTTTCTTCCAGTGAAGTCCCTAGGCTGGACCAATATTCTAGAGATGTAAGAACACCTAGTAGAGAAGAAAGGGAAGGAAGCTCATGGAGAAATGCTACTCCTTCAAAAGATGGAAATACTGATCAAGTTGGAAATGACAGAAATGGTTTTGGTGTTGGGCCATCCAGTCTAAACAGAGAGGCAGTTAATGAAAACAAGCATAAATTGATCCCTTACCAAGAAAATACTCGAGATGGTTTCGGTAGAATTAATGCAGGGTATAATCATGGAGGGAGACAAACTTGGAACAATGCTATGGATTCACATACAAACCGAGGGTCTGAGTGGAATAAACGGGACCATTATGGCAGTGAACAGAAGAACAGATACAGAACTGATGCCGTGCAGAATAGTTCAGTGTCCAAACCCTTATACTCTTTGGGTGGTAGAGGACTTCCTGTGAATGATCCATTACTCAATTTTGGAAGGGAGAAGCGTCAATTCTCAAAGAGTGAAAAGCCTTATGTGGAAGACTTTGGAGGTACAGATTTTGACACCCGGGATCCCTTCTCTGGGGGTCTTCTAGGTGTggttaaaaagaagaaggatgtGACTAGGCAAACTGATTTTCATGATCCTGTTAGAGAATCTTTTGAGGCTGAACTTGAGAGGGTTCAGAAAATGCAAGAACAGGAGCGCCAGCGAATCcttgaagaacaagaaaaagctTTAGAGTTAGCTCGACGagaagaggaggagagagTAAGGCTGGCTAAGGAACATATAGAGAGGCAGAGAAGGTTGGAAGAAGAAGCTAGGGAAGCAGCATGGAGAGCAGAACAAGAACAACTTGAAGCCGTGCGAAGAGCTGAAGAGCAGAGAGTAGCCAGGGAAGAGGAGAAAAGGAGGTTGTTTATggaggaagaaagaaggaagTATGCTGCTAAGCAGAAGCTTATAGAATTGGAGGAGAGGATTGCCAAGAGGAAGGCTGAAACAGCAAAGGCTGGTGGTAATTCTTTGACCGCTGCGGATGAAAACTTTTCTAGGATGGTCAATGACAAAGATGTCTCAAGGGATGTTGGTGACTGGGAGGATGGTGAAAGAATGGTGGAGAGGATAACAGCCTCGGCATCTTCTGATTCTAGTTTAAACAGGTCCTTTGAGATGGGTTCTAGGTCTCACTTACCTAGAGATAGTTCTGCTTTTGTGGATGGTGGAAAACCTGTTAATTCATGGAGAAGAGATGTGTATGAGAATGGGAACAACTCGGCAATACTTCTACAAGATCAAGACAACGGTCATCATAGTCTGCGAAGAGATAGAGATTCACCTGTCGGTGGAAGAACTCAGTCAAGGAAAGAGCTCTATGGAGGCAGTGGATTGATGTCTTCTAGGACTTATCATAAAGGAGAGGTTGCAGAATCTCACATGGATGACATCTCTCATTTAAGGGGGCAAAGGTGGAATCTTTCAGGGGATGCGGATCATTATAGCAAAAACATGGAGATTGAGTCTGATTTTCATGATAACTTTTCTGCAAAGTTCAATGATGTTGGATGGGGGCAAGGCCGAGTCCATGGCAGTCCTTATCCTCCTTACCCTGAACCACTATATCCAAATTCTGATGCAGATGGGCCTTATTCCTTTGGCAGGTCACGGTATTCCATGAGGCAGCCTCGTGTCCTTCCACCTCCATCACTATCTTCTATGCCCAGACCCTCCTACAGGGGTGAACTGGATCGTCCTGGTCCCTCAGCTTTTTCAGAAAACGAGATGCAGTATATCCGTGCAGTGGGAAGTGAATCTACGGTGCAGACAGGTTGTGATGGGAGTCGGCCAGAGAATCTTGGACAACCAAGAATTGTTGATGTCAAACGAGAAAATGCTGCGAATGTGGAACAAAAGCTGGACACCACTCCAAGGTGTGACTCACAGTCATCTCTCTCTGTGTCTAGCCCCCCTAGTTCTCCAACTCCTCTTTCCCATGATGACTTGGATGAATCCAAAGATTCATCAGTTTTATCTGCCCCAGGGAGTGGTAGAAATGTTTCCCTTCTTGGTCAGGAGAACGAAGCCCTTGTATTACCTACTGAACCTGGAAGGGAGTCAAGTTCTGTCTCTATTGGTGATGATGAGGAATGGGCTGTTGAgaataatgaacaacttcagGAGCAAGAGGAGtatgatgaggatgaagatggatatgaggaagaagatgaagttCATGAAGATATGCATTTAGAGGCGAAGGAGTCTCCTGATGTGGACAACTTTGTTTTGTGCTTCAATGAAGGCGTTGAGGTTGGAATGCCAAATGATGAATTTGATAGAACTTCAGGGAATGGAGAAAGTACATTTGTTGTACCTCATGTTTCCTCTGGCATTATTGAAGAACATGGGTCCTTTGATGGAGTTCATAGTGGTGAAAAAACCCTTCAACATGTGGATGATTCCTCTCAGTTAGGTGTAGGTGGTTCTTCCAGAATGTTCCAGGAAACTGAGAAGGCAATTCAGAATTTAGTTATTCAGCCAAATAACGTCCCTCATAATACAGCTGCTCCTGAACGCGTGGATTTTGTGGATGTTTCTAATTCCGGGCCATTGTCCCAACATCATGTTGCTTCTTCAGTTAGTCTTACCCCCCACCTGTTGTCTAGTCAGACTGTCATGCCTACAGTATCTGCAGTTCAAAATCAGACGGAGGGGTCTGTCAAGCTTCAATTTGGGCTGTTTTCAGGTCCATCCTTGATACCATCTCCAGTCCCAGCTATTCAAATTGGTTCTATACAGATGCCTCTTCCTCTGCACCCTCAGATTGACCCTTCTCTTGCTCAAATGCACCCATCACAGCCTCCTCTCTTCCAGTTTGGACAGCTAAGGTACACATCTCCAATATCCCAGGGAGTACTGCCATTGGCTCCTCAATCGATGTCCTTTATTCACCCCAATATGCCATCTGGATTTTCTGTAAATCAAAATCCAGGAGGTCCTCAGCCTATACAATCTGGTCAAGGTACTActcagaatttgaaaagtgaTGTTATATCAGTTACGACTGATAACCGTCAAGGCCTTGCTTCAAGGCACTTGGATCCATCTCAAGGGAATGTATCTGAAGGGGTAAATGTAAATCCAAAGGCAGCACGACAAAATGTAGAAACCACTTTTATAGGTCAGCAGGGAGCAGCAAAATCCTATATTGGTGACAGCAGAGGTAGGGCTGGATCACTATTTCAAGGGGAATATCAGGGACACAATAATTTCGGAGCATCATCTGCTCAGTCAGTTGTCAAAGGAAGAGATATAGGTGGGCCAAAGGCTCATGGCCCGGTATCTGGTGGTGGCAGAGGAAAGAAATATGTCTTTACAGTGAAAAATCCGGGTTCAAGATCATTTCCCGATTCCGAGCCTACCCATAGAGATTCTAGTGGATATCCGAGGAGACCTCGACGTAATATGCAGCGTACTGAATTTCGGGTTCGAGCAAGTGCTGACAAAAGGCAGCATATTGGTCCAGTATCATCCAACCATGTTGGACATGAAGATAAATATGCCCCTGTAAGAGGTTTGAGACCTTCTTTGAGAAGTGGGCCTAGAAAGGTTGGCATGTTGAATAAACATTCAAGACAAATGTCAGAGTCAGAGGGCCTGATCCCTTGTTCAAGTAATTCACAAGAAATAGAGTATGGAAGCAGGCCTGATAAGGGTGTGGGAAAAGATGCCTTGGCAAAGAGCCAGAATCTCCCTCAATCTGGAGAGGGAAACCCTAAAAGACACATTCATTCTGAAGAAGATGTCTATGCTCCTTTGCAAAGTGGAGTTGTGCGGGTTTTCGAGCAACCTGGCATAGAGGCTCCTAGTGATGAAGACGATTTCATTGAAGTGAGATCAAAGAGGCAAATGCTGAACGATCGACGTGaacagagagagaaagaaatcaaGGCAAAATCTCGGGTTACAAAGATC GTGCCACGGAAACCACGTTCAACTCTAAAAGGTTCCACTATCTCTGCCAACTTGGTTAAGAATTCTACAGTCGCAAATGGAGAAGTAGGAAACGGCATTCTTTCTGATTTCGTTGGTTCTGAGGGACATGGATTGGCAAATACTGAAGTATCAGCTGGATTTAACACCACTGTCACTCAACCACTGGCTCCAATTGGTACTCCAGCTGTGAAAAGTGATGGTCAGGCTGATATCAGATCCCAAACTTTGAG GTCCCACCACACAAGCTCCCTAACTGTAGTATCAGGTGGTCAAAAGAACCTTGGACGAGGCATGATTCTAGACAACAAGAATAAGGTACCAGATAATGTTCCGTCGTCTTTGGGCTCATGGGGTAATTCACGGTCTAATCAACAG GTTATGTCCTTGACACAGACTCAACTTGATGATGCCATGAAGCCTGGGCACTTTGACTCTCGTGTTGCTGTTGAATCTCTCACTACCTCAGTTTCCAGCATGTCGTCATCATCGACCTTGACAAAGGATAAATCGTTTTCTTCTGCTGCAAATCCAATAAACTCTCTACTTGCTGGCGAGAAAATTCAATTTG GCGCGGTCACATCTCCAACTATTCTACCATCTAGCAGCCGTGCTGTTACTCATGGAATTGGCCCACCAGGACCATCTCGGTCTGAGATTCAACTCTCCAGAAATCTTTCTGCAGCTGAGAATGATTGTAATCTTCTctttgagaaagaaaaacaccCTGCTGAATCTTGTGGTCAGTTGGAAGACTCTGACGCTGAAGCAGCTGCTTCAGCTGTTGCTGTTGCAGCGATCAGTAGTGACGAAATCGTTGCCAATTTGGGTTCTTGCTCTGTCTCTGGTGCGGATTCGAAGAGTTTTGTAGGTACTGATATTGATGGAATAACTGCAg GTGGAGCCACTGACCAGCAACTAGCCAGTCAATCAAGGGCCACACAGTCTCTCAATGTTTCCCTTCCAACAGATCTATCTGTTGAGACGGCTCCAAATTCCCTAGAGCCACCCTTACCAAATCAGAATACTTTCCTTATAACCAATTATGTTGTGGCCCCGTGTCCCAAGGGTGTTGAAGGTGCTGATGTTGATCGGATATCAACAG GTGGATATGGTGATCAGCAATTAGCCAGTCAATCAAGGGCAGAAGAGTCTCTCAGTGTTTCCCTTCCAGCAGATCTATCAGTAGAGACCCCACCAATTTCACTATGGCCACCTGTACCAAGTCCTCAGAATCCTTCGGCCCAGATGCTTCCACACTTTCCTGGTGGCCCACCTTCCCATTTTCCCTTTTATGAGATGAATCCCATGATGGGGGCTCCTGTGTATGCTTTTGGACCTCCAGATGAATCTGCGTCTACAAACCAATCACAATCCCAAAAGAACAGTGCGCCTCCTTCAGCTCCGCTTGGGACCTGGCAGCAATGCCATTCTGGGGTAGATTCATTCTATGGTCCTCCAGCAGGTTTTACTGGTCCTTTTATCAGTCCAGCTGGAGGCATACCAGGTGTTCAAGGGCCACCCCACATGGTGGTTTATAACCATTTCGCACCTGTTGGACAATTTGGGCAAGTTGGCTTGAGTTTCATGGGTACTACCTATATCCCATCAGGAAAGCAGCCTGACTGGAAGCACAACCCTGCATCTTCAGCCATGGGTGTGAGTGAAGTGGAGATGAACAACATGAATATGGTTTCTACACAGCGTAATCCTACTAACATACCTGCTCCAATCCAGCATTTGGCACCTGGGTCACCGCTCCTTCCTATGCCATCACCTATGGCCATGTTTGATGTTTCTCCTTTCCAG TCATCTGACATGTCAATTCAAGCTCGTTGGCCTCATGGTCCTGCTGCACCTCCTCAGTCTGTTCCTCTGTCAATGCCATTGCAGCAACAGGGAGATGGTATGAAGTttagccaaggccatggttctgtTGACCAAGCATTAAGTGGGAGCAGGTTCCCCGAGTCTCGAGCTTCAGCAGCTTTTGATAATAGTCGGAATTTTCCTGTGGCTTCAGATGCTACTGTTGCCCGATTCCCAGATGAACTGGGATTAGTAGACCCTTCCAGCTCCGGCAGCACTGGGGCTTCAACACGGAGTGTTGGCACTAAGAGCTCAGCTTTAAGCACCAGTGGGGATGCTAGCAAGACAGATGTTGATCAGAATCTCAGTAGTAGCAGTGTTAGTGGACAAAACAACACAAGTTCTAATGTCAAATCTCAGCCTTCTCAGCACAAGAATAACACATCTAATCAGCAGTATGGCCATTCCTCGTATTATCAGAGAAGTGGATCCCAGAAAAATAGTTCAGGTGGTGAGTGGCCCCACCGAAGGATGGGGTTCCATGGAAGGAATCAATCTATCGGTGCTGAAAAGAGCTTTCCATCCAAGATGAAGCAAGTTTATGTGGCTAAACAGACCCCAGGTGGTAATTCAACGGCATCATGA